A single Bifidobacterium asteroides DNA region contains:
- the rimM gene encoding ribosome maturation factor RimM (Essential for efficient processing of 16S rRNA) has translation MSPSRSTNHDPQGPDPQQRRLLRVCRIGRAQGLKGEVNVYAYTDEPERRFAPDSQLQTKDGQVFTVVSSRRFKQRWIVLFKGVEDRNASEALNGIELYVQADPAQELAQEDAWYPEDLIGLEVRMAPGNSLGEPSGRVVGQVSDVLDGVAQQQLQIRMTTKEDDEEAEGLIPFVEALVPQVDIENGYVAIDPPGGLLPGLV, from the coding sequence GTGAGCCCCAGCCGGTCCACCAATCATGACCCGCAGGGTCCGGACCCTCAGCAGCGAAGGTTGCTGAGGGTCTGCCGTATTGGCCGCGCACAGGGACTCAAGGGCGAGGTCAACGTATATGCCTACACCGACGAGCCTGAGCGGCGCTTCGCCCCCGACTCCCAGTTGCAGACCAAGGACGGACAGGTTTTCACGGTGGTCTCCTCCCGGCGCTTCAAACAGCGTTGGATCGTCCTCTTCAAAGGCGTGGAAGACAGGAACGCCTCCGAAGCGCTGAACGGCATTGAACTGTATGTCCAGGCAGATCCAGCCCAGGAACTGGCGCAGGAGGATGCCTGGTATCCCGAGGATCTGATTGGGCTCGAGGTTCGCATGGCTCCGGGCAACTCTCTGGGCGAGCCCTCCGGACGAGTGGTCGGCCAAGTCAGCGACGTGCTGGACGGCGTAGCCCAGCAGCAGCTGCAGATCCGCATGACCACCAAAGAAGACGACGAGGAGGCGGAAGGGCTGATACCCTTCGTCGAAGCCCTGGTACCCCAGGTTGACATTGAAAACGGGTACGTGGCCATCGACCCACCTGGAGGGCTTCTGCCTGGCCTGGTCTGA
- a CDS encoding (Fe-S)-binding protein produces the protein MKVVIFSTCVVDLMFPNVGKAMVEVLERFGCDTYLPKEQICCAQPTFNSGYVKGSMQVMRNEVDALLSVDADYIVGPAGSCVNMLKELPFHLKNDPVYAAKAQTMADKTYEFSQFLYRVLGVLDAGAELDAVATYHRSCHMTRLLGERTSPFALLDHVKGLTMIPLPHIENCCGFGGMFSMKEPEISKQMVDEKVNDVLSTNASVLISCDPGCLMNIGGRFNRRGEKITIMHLAEVLNHNVDMSRVKYVEGRSAGDGATGSVRAAKEEGALV, from the coding sequence ATGAAAGTAGTGATATTCTCCACCTGCGTGGTGGACCTCATGTTTCCGAACGTGGGGAAGGCCATGGTGGAGGTGTTGGAGCGGTTTGGCTGCGACACCTACCTTCCCAAGGAGCAGATTTGCTGCGCCCAGCCCACCTTCAACAGCGGGTATGTCAAGGGAAGCATGCAGGTCATGCGCAACGAGGTCGATGCCCTGCTGAGCGTGGATGCCGACTACATCGTGGGTCCAGCGGGCTCCTGCGTGAATATGCTCAAGGAGCTGCCCTTCCATCTCAAGAACGACCCGGTCTATGCCGCCAAGGCCCAGACCATGGCTGACAAGACCTATGAGTTCTCGCAGTTCCTCTATCGTGTGCTGGGTGTGCTGGATGCGGGCGCTGAGCTTGATGCCGTGGCCACCTACCACCGCTCCTGCCACATGACCCGGTTGTTGGGGGAGCGGACCAGTCCCTTCGCCCTGCTGGACCATGTCAAGGGTCTGACCATGATCCCCCTGCCGCATATCGAGAACTGCTGTGGGTTCGGCGGCATGTTCTCCATGAAGGAGCCTGAGATCTCCAAGCAGATGGTTGACGAGAAGGTGAACGACGTGCTCAGCACCAATGCCAGCGTCCTCATCTCCTGCGATCCGGGCTGCCTGATGAACATCGGAGGCCGTTTCAACCGGCGTGGCGAGAAGATCACCATCATGCACCTGGCTGAGGTGCTCAATCACAACGTGGACATGAGCCGCGTCAAGTATGTGGAAGGCCGCTCTGCTGGCGATGGGGCTACGGGCTCCGTCAGAGCCGCCAAGGAAGAGGGGGCTCTGGTATGA
- the rpsP gene encoding 30S ribosomal protein S16 has product MATRIRLKRMGKKFYPFYRVVVVDSRKKRDGKVIEEIGTYDPNTQPSSIKIDSERAQYWLGVGAQPSDPVFNLLKITGDWQKFKDLPGKEGTLKVPQAEIDAQARIEQAQNEAQKLKAAKSEADAKAKAQAEKEAPKADESADAAQAEQAAE; this is encoded by the coding sequence TTGGCAACCAGAATTCGTCTGAAGAGAATGGGCAAGAAGTTCTACCCCTTCTACCGCGTGGTCGTGGTCGATTCCCGCAAGAAGCGCGATGGCAAGGTCATCGAGGAGATCGGCACCTACGATCCCAACACCCAGCCCTCTTCAATCAAGATCGACTCCGAGCGCGCCCAGTACTGGCTGGGAGTAGGCGCTCAGCCAAGTGACCCTGTCTTCAACCTTCTGAAGATCACCGGTGACTGGCAGAAGTTCAAGGATCTGCCCGGCAAGGAAGGCACTCTGAAGGTGCCCCAGGCCGAGATCGATGCCCAGGCCCGCATTGAGCAGGCACAGAACGAAGCTCAGAAGCTCAAGGCTGCCAAGTCCGAGGCTGACGCCAAGGCCAAGGCCCAGGCGGAGAAGGAAGCCCCCAAGGCCGATGAGTCGGCAGATGCCGCCCAGGCCGAGCAGGCAGCTGAGTAA
- a CDS encoding glycoside hydrolase family 31 protein, with amino-acid sequence MTNLHYTAKGQTITLSSDQGALILTVLTDQIIRVFQDRGRHTNSYAIEGEKKVETPFDLKEVGDHLELSTGQLTVKVGPDLLLDVFDAQGNPLILDYRGKRRPIAKTIDAAHQSIMRAEGHEVSGVSQTEDHYYQVVKALDPDEQFYGLGDKTGYLNKRSYQYDNWNYDEPRPHIETFTNLYKSIPVLFGLKKGRPWGIFFDNTYRSHLDLGRENADYYFYSAVDGNLDYYILGGSSLKEVVSNYTYLTGRVPLPQRWMLGYQQSRWGYSMSQDRVEQIVDTFAKYHLPLEAVHFDIDYMDGYRVFTWNRNIFKDPAGFLADMKRRGVRVIPILDPGVKEDPDYPIYQEGLDKGYFATNPDGSIYVNRVWPGKSVFPDFGRPEVRDWWAGHCRFLVDSGAAGIWTDMNEPAVFDGEIPEDTVFSDEDQKSDLARMNNVYGHNMAKATYQGLKKATGRRPYVITRAAYAGTQKYSTVWTGDNQSLWPHLQMSIPQLCNMGMSGFSFVGADIGGFSADTTPELLTRWIEAGIFSPLLRNHSALQARDQEPWVFGPEVLDIYRHFLHLRYRFIPYLYDCFAKQMKDGLPVMRPLVLNYPEDARTRNLNDEYMVGDQVLVAPVVEQGQVSRMVYLPKGDWVDLRTMVTFGGQRDILVEAPLDQLPIFVRADTVLPWGRLVEHMDDQPEESMTFRLFGQHGDYTHYQDDGYSFDYEQGAYNLYQIRMESQGQCSVTVTHYGFKPLYRRIHLVLPERTMTLILDDESQAPVYREAEA; translated from the coding sequence ATGACGAACCTGCATTACACCGCGAAAGGTCAGACCATCACCCTGAGTTCCGACCAGGGAGCATTGATCCTGACCGTGCTGACGGACCAAATCATCCGCGTCTTTCAGGACCGGGGACGACATACCAACTCCTACGCCATCGAGGGCGAAAAGAAGGTGGAGACTCCCTTCGATCTGAAAGAGGTCGGCGACCATCTGGAACTGTCCACAGGGCAGCTGACCGTCAAAGTCGGACCTGACCTGCTCTTGGACGTCTTCGACGCTCAGGGCAATCCATTGATCCTGGACTACCGTGGCAAGAGGCGCCCCATCGCCAAGACGATTGATGCCGCCCACCAGAGCATCATGCGGGCCGAGGGCCACGAAGTTTCCGGCGTGAGCCAGACTGAGGATCACTACTACCAGGTAGTCAAGGCCTTGGATCCAGACGAGCAATTCTATGGCCTGGGCGACAAGACCGGCTATCTGAACAAGCGGTCCTATCAATACGACAACTGGAATTATGATGAGCCGCGCCCGCACATCGAGACCTTCACCAACCTCTATAAGTCCATCCCGGTCCTGTTCGGACTGAAAAAAGGCCGCCCTTGGGGGATCTTCTTCGACAACACCTACCGGAGCCATCTTGACCTGGGCAGGGAAAACGCCGACTACTACTTCTACTCGGCTGTCGACGGAAACCTGGACTATTACATACTGGGCGGCTCCTCCTTGAAGGAGGTGGTCTCCAACTATACCTATCTGACTGGCCGGGTCCCTCTCCCCCAGCGTTGGATGCTGGGTTATCAACAGTCACGTTGGGGCTACAGCATGAGCCAGGACCGGGTGGAGCAGATCGTCGACACCTTCGCCAAGTATCACCTTCCCCTAGAAGCTGTCCACTTCGACATCGACTATATGGACGGCTACCGCGTCTTCACCTGGAACAGGAATATCTTCAAGGATCCCGCCGGGTTCCTGGCGGATATGAAAAGACGGGGAGTCAGAGTCATCCCCATCCTGGATCCTGGAGTCAAAGAGGATCCCGACTATCCGATCTATCAGGAGGGTCTGGATAAGGGGTACTTCGCGACCAACCCTGACGGCAGCATCTATGTCAACAGGGTCTGGCCCGGCAAGTCCGTATTCCCTGACTTCGGTCGACCCGAAGTCCGCGACTGGTGGGCCGGGCATTGCCGTTTTCTGGTCGACAGCGGGGCAGCCGGCATCTGGACAGACATGAACGAACCCGCCGTATTCGACGGAGAGATACCGGAAGACACCGTCTTCAGCGATGAAGATCAGAAGTCCGACCTTGCCAGGATGAACAATGTCTACGGCCACAACATGGCCAAGGCCACCTATCAGGGCCTGAAAAAAGCCACCGGCAGACGGCCCTACGTCATCACACGTGCGGCCTACGCGGGAACGCAGAAGTACTCAACGGTCTGGACCGGCGACAACCAAAGCCTCTGGCCGCATCTGCAAATGTCGATCCCTCAGCTCTGCAATATGGGGATGAGCGGATTCAGCTTTGTCGGGGCCGACATCGGTGGATTCAGCGCCGATACAACCCCGGAGCTGCTGACCCGATGGATCGAAGCCGGCATTTTCAGCCCGCTTCTGCGCAACCATTCCGCACTCCAGGCACGAGACCAGGAGCCTTGGGTCTTTGGCCCTGAGGTCCTAGACATTTACCGGCATTTCCTGCACTTGAGGTATCGCTTCATTCCCTACCTCTACGATTGCTTCGCCAAGCAGATGAAAGACGGCCTGCCGGTTATGCGTCCCCTGGTCCTGAATTACCCAGAAGATGCGCGCACCCGGAACTTGAACGATGAGTACATGGTCGGCGACCAGGTTCTGGTGGCACCGGTGGTAGAGCAAGGGCAGGTCTCAAGAATGGTCTATCTGCCCAAGGGCGACTGGGTGGATCTGCGTACCATGGTCACTTTCGGCGGCCAACGAGATATTTTGGTTGAGGCTCCTCTGGACCAGCTGCCGATCTTCGTCAGGGCCGACACCGTTCTGCCTTGGGGTCGACTGGTGGAGCATATGGACGACCAGCCCGAGGAGTCCATGACGTTCAGACTCTTCGGCCAACATGGCGACTACACCCACTATCAGGATGACGGATACAGCTTCGACTACGAGCAGGGGGCCTACAACCTCTATCAGATCCGCATGGAGAGCCAAGGCCAGTGCTCGGTTACCGTGACCCACTATGGATTCAAGCCTCTCTATCGAAGGATCCATTTGGTCCTGCCTGAGCGAACCATGACCCTGATCCTGGACGACGAGAGCCAGGCCCCGGTCTATAGGGAGGCCGAAGCCTAG
- a CDS encoding YdcF family protein: protein MTNYMQLLLLYAPAIIFGLLFLWDLHKEPRQFRNAIWFLLLLLTLGGALLLQFGMRWLILPLVILLIASPLLVICFLLANTVIVIRHEGISLTTLLPGLLALAVVAYMFLSPLLAGFGAPSWMQKLAGLIDLEATWFFFSFLALLLYSSFYRLLPRKRRYDYIIIHGAGLRGEEPTPLLRGRLDKAVDLWKRQGRLGRFVVSGGQGPDEVISEARAMAQYLRNSCGVPGEAIIMEDRSTTTLENLRYSKQILDDRYEMGTGPEHYRVALVTSDYHVFRASEYASKVGLNADGIGSHTKGYYWPTAFIREFVAITRMHWWPYLVLAIGWAVWIGISVLH, encoded by the coding sequence ATGACCAACTATATGCAGCTCCTCCTGCTCTATGCACCCGCCATCATCTTCGGCCTGCTCTTCCTCTGGGACCTGCACAAGGAGCCACGGCAGTTCCGCAATGCCATCTGGTTTCTGCTCCTGCTGCTGACCCTGGGCGGAGCACTTCTTCTGCAGTTCGGCATGCGCTGGCTGATCCTGCCCCTGGTCATCCTGCTCATTGCCTCTCCCCTGCTGGTGATCTGCTTCCTGCTGGCCAACACGGTCATCGTCATCCGACATGAGGGAATCTCCCTGACCACTCTGTTGCCCGGGCTGCTGGCGCTGGCCGTGGTGGCCTACATGTTTCTTTCGCCCCTCCTCGCAGGCTTTGGCGCCCCCTCATGGATGCAGAAGCTGGCTGGACTGATCGACCTGGAAGCCACCTGGTTCTTCTTCTCCTTCCTGGCCCTGCTGCTCTATTCCAGTTTTTACAGGCTGCTGCCCCGCAAGCGTCGCTACGACTACATCATCATCCACGGAGCGGGTCTGCGCGGCGAAGAACCTACGCCCCTGCTCCGGGGACGGCTGGACAAGGCTGTAGACCTCTGGAAGCGGCAGGGGCGCCTGGGGCGCTTCGTAGTCTCCGGCGGACAGGGCCCCGATGAGGTCATCAGCGAGGCAAGGGCCATGGCTCAGTATTTGCGCAACTCCTGCGGGGTGCCAGGCGAGGCCATCATCATGGAGGACAGGTCGACCACAACCCTGGAGAATCTGCGCTACTCCAAGCAGATCCTGGACGACCGCTACGAGATGGGCACCGGACCTGAGCATTACCGGGTGGCCCTGGTCACCAGCGACTACCACGTCTTCCGGGCCAGCGAATACGCCAGCAAGGTGGGACTGAATGCCGACGGAATCGGCTCACACACCAAGGGCTACTACTGGCCGACCGCCTTCATCCGGGAGTTCGTGGCCATCACCCGCATGCACTGGTGGCCCTACCTGGTCCTTGCGATAGGCTGGGCCGTCTGGATCGGCATTTCAGTCCTGCATTAA
- a CDS encoding LutC/YkgG family protein codes for MTDREVFLDYLAKKSGRPRHQLKDHPLVPVNDLPETTLSGHTQDELLEIARKSSEAVHVDFRTCTKAELPIALDEFIDSRKDDSDHVMLPTSDLFADFGLEEWRDGLNPPATFWKPGASREENIKTADESGTAIAFADFLLAESGTITVATTPGQGRAFHFLPVHYLSIIRKSKILPRTRQAMDYYDPALVSGELKTSNINFITGPSNTGDIEMVIVVGVHGPLDMTYLVVEDM; via the coding sequence ATGACCGATCGTGAGGTATTCCTGGACTACCTGGCCAAGAAGAGCGGACGGCCCCGCCACCAGCTCAAGGATCATCCTCTGGTTCCGGTCAACGACCTGCCGGAGACCACTTTGTCCGGCCACACCCAGGATGAGCTGTTGGAGATCGCCCGGAAGAGCAGCGAGGCTGTCCATGTGGACTTCCGCACCTGCACCAAGGCCGAGTTGCCCATTGCATTGGACGAGTTCATCGATTCGCGCAAGGACGACAGCGACCATGTGATGCTGCCCACCTCCGACCTGTTTGCAGATTTCGGCCTGGAGGAGTGGAGGGACGGTCTGAACCCGCCTGCCACTTTCTGGAAGCCGGGGGCCAGCCGCGAGGAGAACATCAAGACCGCCGACGAGTCCGGGACGGCCATAGCCTTTGCGGACTTCCTGCTGGCCGAGTCGGGCACCATCACCGTGGCTACCACCCCGGGTCAGGGCCGTGCCTTCCACTTCCTGCCGGTGCACTATCTGAGCATCATCCGCAAGTCCAAGATCCTGCCCCGAACACGGCAAGCTATGGACTACTATGACCCAGCTCTGGTCTCAGGCGAGCTCAAGACCTCCAACATCAACTTCATCACCGGTCCCTCCAACACGGGCGACATCGAGATGGTGATCGTGGTGGGCGTGCATGGCCCACTGGATATGACATATCTGGTGGTTGAAGACATGTAG
- a CDS encoding LutB/LldF family L-lactate oxidation iron-sulfur protein, producing the protein MSSMVNGKKAAQYLRTSKAPFLTRVKESEQDKFAQQAVAKAQDAQWVKREAARQELGNWEQWRDLGEQIRQHVIRYLPDYLEEFADNVEKRGGHVFFAQTDDEAAQYIKQIAIEKKAKHVVKSKSMVTSEINLDPTLMTVPGLEVLETDLAEFILEEDDWDQPTHLVFPALHKNREQVRQVFEKKLGYKGDNDPQHMARFSRKVLRKHFLEADMGITGCNFAVADTGMINLVTNEGNADLAMCIPKTQVVVMGMERLVPTMKEAETMDNMLARSAVGQKLTSYLTYTAPRTGQESDGPDDVYVVILDNGRSNALGTVFEPILQCIRCASCLNVCPIYRHIGGHGYGSIYPGPVGSVLSPVLDGGYDDFGDLPYACSLCAACTATCPVKIPLHQLMIEHRRIMMDDQSQANLIDDTVMRVMGLGTGHSSLFRTALGVDHTMLTPISKKQPETAKNLFASDRHVEWMPFVFGGWTKVRDLPDPPKHGQNFRSWFAHHKKEQQA; encoded by the coding sequence ATGAGCAGCATGGTCAATGGCAAGAAGGCCGCGCAATATTTGCGGACCAGCAAGGCTCCCTTCCTGACCAGGGTCAAAGAGTCCGAGCAGGACAAATTCGCCCAGCAGGCTGTGGCCAAGGCCCAGGATGCGCAGTGGGTCAAGCGTGAGGCCGCCCGACAGGAACTGGGCAACTGGGAGCAGTGGCGCGACCTGGGCGAGCAGATCCGCCAGCACGTCATCCGCTATCTGCCTGACTACCTGGAGGAGTTCGCCGACAACGTGGAGAAGCGCGGCGGCCATGTCTTCTTCGCCCAGACCGACGATGAGGCTGCCCAGTACATCAAGCAGATCGCCATCGAGAAAAAGGCCAAGCACGTCGTCAAGAGCAAGTCCATGGTGACCAGCGAGATCAACCTGGATCCGACGCTGATGACGGTGCCCGGCCTGGAGGTTCTGGAGACCGACCTGGCCGAGTTCATCCTGGAAGAGGACGACTGGGACCAGCCCACGCATCTGGTCTTCCCCGCCCTGCACAAGAACCGCGAGCAGGTTCGGCAGGTTTTCGAGAAGAAGCTGGGTTACAAGGGCGACAACGACCCCCAGCACATGGCTCGCTTCTCGCGTAAGGTTCTGCGCAAGCACTTCCTCGAGGCCGACATGGGCATCACCGGCTGCAACTTCGCTGTGGCTGACACCGGCATGATCAACCTGGTGACCAACGAGGGCAACGCCGATCTGGCCATGTGCATTCCCAAGACCCAGGTGGTGGTCATGGGCATGGAGCGTCTGGTGCCGACCATGAAGGAGGCCGAGACCATGGACAACATGCTGGCCCGGTCCGCTGTCGGCCAGAAACTGACCTCCTATCTGACCTACACCGCACCACGTACCGGCCAGGAGTCGGACGGACCGGACGATGTCTATGTGGTCATTCTGGACAATGGCCGCTCCAACGCCCTGGGGACGGTCTTCGAGCCCATCCTTCAGTGCATCCGCTGTGCCTCCTGCCTGAACGTCTGCCCCATCTACCGGCACATCGGCGGTCACGGCTACGGATCCATCTATCCCGGTCCTGTGGGCTCGGTGCTTTCGCCGGTGCTGGACGGTGGCTACGACGACTTCGGGGATCTGCCCTACGCCTGCAGCCTGTGCGCAGCATGCACGGCCACCTGCCCGGTCAAGATCCCTCTGCATCAGCTTATGATCGAGCACAGGCGGATCATGATGGATGACCAGTCCCAGGCCAACCTGATCGACGACACGGTCATGAGGGTCATGGGCCTGGGCACTGGCCATTCCTCGCTCTTCCGCACCGCCCTAGGGGTGGATCACACCATGCTGACGCCCATATCCAAGAAGCAGCCGGAGACAGCCAAGAACCTCTTCGCCAGTGATCGGCACGTGGAATGGATGCCCTTCGTCTTCGGCGGATGGACCAAGGTTCGTGATCTGCCGGATCCGCCCAAGCACGGGCAGAACTTCCGCAGTTGGTTCGCTCATCACAAGAAGGAGCAGCAGGCATGA
- a CDS encoding RNA-binding protein: protein MLAQAVEHLIRNIVDFPDDVSVKSHENSRGELLRVRVNPEDIGRVIGRGGRTANAIRTVIQALADHKVRVDIMDVRR, encoded by the coding sequence ATGCTTGCACAGGCCGTTGAGCACCTGATCAGGAACATCGTGGACTTTCCCGATGACGTGTCGGTCAAGTCCCACGAGAACTCTCGCGGAGAACTGTTGCGGGTGCGGGTCAACCCCGAGGATATTGGCCGCGTGATCGGCAGGGGCGGCAGGACTGCCAACGCCATCCGCACCGTGATCCAGGCGCTGGCAGACCACAAGGTGCGCGTCGACATCATGGACGTGCGCCGGTGA